The proteins below come from a single Burkholderia humptydooensis genomic window:
- a CDS encoding acyl-CoA dehydrogenase family protein has protein sequence MNPAIDPHQDIREAVRDLCSQFSADYFRKIDEERGYPEAFVDALTKAGWLAALIPHEYGGSGLGLTEASIIMEEINRAGGNSGACHGQMYNMGTLLRHGSDEQKARYLPRIASGALRLQSMGVTEPTAGTDTTKIKTTAVRRGDRYVVNGQKVWISRVQHSDLMILLARTTPLSDVTKKSEGMSIFLVDLHDAIGHGMTVRPIPNMVNHETNELFFDNLEIPAENLIGEEGQGFKYILDGLNAERALIAAECIGDGYWFIDKVSRYVQERVVFGRPIGQNQGVQFPIARAYVNVEAASLMRYRACALFDAQEPCGAQANMAKLLAADASWEAANACLQFHGGFGFACEYDVERKFRETRLYQVAPISTNLILSYVAEHILGLPRSF, from the coding sequence ATGAACCCAGCCATCGATCCCCATCAGGACATCCGCGAAGCGGTCCGCGATCTTTGCAGCCAGTTTTCCGCCGACTATTTCCGCAAGATCGACGAGGAACGCGGCTATCCGGAAGCGTTCGTCGACGCGCTGACGAAAGCCGGCTGGCTCGCCGCATTGATTCCGCACGAATACGGCGGCTCGGGCCTCGGCCTCACCGAAGCGTCGATCATCATGGAGGAGATCAACCGTGCCGGCGGCAATTCCGGCGCGTGTCACGGCCAGATGTACAACATGGGCACGCTGCTGCGCCACGGCTCGGACGAGCAGAAAGCGCGCTACCTGCCGCGCATTGCGTCCGGCGCGCTGCGCCTGCAGTCGATGGGCGTCACCGAGCCGACGGCGGGCACCGACACGACGAAGATCAAGACGACGGCCGTGCGGCGCGGCGACCGCTATGTCGTGAACGGCCAGAAGGTCTGGATCTCGCGCGTTCAGCACTCCGATCTGATGATTCTGCTCGCGCGCACGACACCGCTGTCGGACGTGACGAAGAAAAGCGAGGGCATGTCGATCTTCCTCGTCGATCTGCACGACGCGATCGGCCACGGGATGACGGTGCGCCCGATTCCGAACATGGTGAACCACGAAACGAACGAGCTGTTCTTCGACAATCTCGAGATCCCCGCCGAGAATCTGATCGGCGAAGAAGGCCAGGGTTTCAAGTACATCCTCGACGGGCTGAACGCCGAGCGCGCGCTGATCGCCGCCGAGTGCATCGGCGACGGCTACTGGTTCATCGACAAGGTGTCGCGGTACGTGCAGGAGCGCGTCGTGTTCGGCCGCCCGATCGGCCAGAACCAGGGCGTGCAGTTCCCGATCGCACGCGCCTACGTGAACGTCGAGGCAGCGAGCCTGATGCGCTACCGGGCGTGCGCGCTCTTCGATGCGCAAGAGCCGTGCGGCGCGCAGGCGAACATGGCGAAGCTGCTCGCCGCGGACGCATCGTGGGAAGCGGCGAACGCGTGCCTGCAATTTCACGGCGGCTTCGGCTTCGCGTGCGAATACGACGTCGAGCGCAAGTTCCGCGAGACGCGCCTGTACCAGGTCGCGCCGATCTCGACGAACCTGATCCTGTCGTACGTGGCCGAGCACATCCTCGGCCTGCCGCGCTCGTTCTGA